A section of the Meles meles chromosome 8, mMelMel3.1 paternal haplotype, whole genome shotgun sequence genome encodes:
- the FANCF gene encoding Fanconi anemia group F protein: protein MESLVEHLQRFFELLAVSRTTHVSTWDPATVRRALQWARYLRHVHRRFGRHVHIRRALERRLQNQWRQEGASGSASVPGLTNFQVLGRGDLLLSLRLLENRALGDAAYQYLLQQLFPGPGVPDTDEEALQGSLARLARCRSAVQLLRFSGHGENSALEDPVLKTQAELLLGRLLEVPKAEAEGPSRFLSTLWDRLPQNNFLKVIAAALLLPPSSPRPQGEELELGTPKTPVDGAQELVRWLLAKSDVMAAFCHSLPVGLLTSVAGRHPALSRAYLGLLTDWGGRLHYDLQKGTWVGAEPQHVSWEELYGRFQSLSRAPPPLKDEVLTALEACKAQDGDFQVPGVSIWTDLLIALGSGS, encoded by the coding sequence ATGGAATCGCTCGTGGAGCACCTTCAGCGCTTTTTCGAGCTTCTGGCTGTCTCCCGCACGACCCACGTCAGCACCTGGGACCCCGCAACCGTGCGCAGGGCCTTGCAGTGGGCTCGCTACCTGCGCCACGTCCATAGGCGCTTTGGCCGCCATGTTCACATTCGCAGGGCTCTGGAACGGCGGCTGCAAAACCAGTGGAGACAGGAGGGCGCGTCTGGGTCGGCTTCAGTCCCCGGGTTGACGAACTTCCAGGTCCTGGGGCGCGGTGACCTCCTGCTGTCTCTGCGCCTGCTGGAGAACCGGGCCCTCGGGGATGCCGCCTATCAGTACCTGCTGCAGCAGCTCTTTCCGGGCCCAGGCGTCCCGGATACCGACGAGGAGGCGCTCCAAGGCAGCTTGGCACGCCTCGCCCGCTGCCGCTCCGCCGTCCAGTTGCTGCGTTTCAGCGGCCACGGGGAGAACTCGGCGCTTGAGGACCCAGTGCTGAAGACCCAGGCGGAGCTGCTGCTCGGGCGTCTGCTGGAGGTGCCGAAGGCCGAAGCCGAGGGTCCCAGCAGGTTTCTCAGCACTCTGTGGGACCGCTTGCCTCAGAACAACTTTCTGAAGGTCATAGCGGCCGCGCTCTTGCTTCCCCCGTCGTCTCCCCGGCCCCAGGGAGAAGAGTTGGAGCTGGGCACCCCCAAAACGCCCGTAGACGGGGCTCAGGAGCTGGTCCGTTGGCTTTTGGCGAAGTCAGATGTCATGGCCGCCTTTTGCCACAGCCTCCCGGTCGGGCTTCTAACTTCGGTGGCAGGCCGCCATCCCGCGCTCTCCCGGGCCTATCTGGGTCTGCTTACAGACTGGGGTGGGCGTCTGCACTACGACCTCCAGAAGGGCACTTGGGTTGGAGCTGAGCCCCAACACGTGTCCTGGGAGGAGCTGTACGGCCGGTTTCAAAGCCTCTCTCGGGCCCCTCCACCTCTGAAAGACGAAGTTCTAACTGCCCTGGAGGCCTGTAAGGCGCAGGATGGAGATTTCCAAGTTCCGGGTGTCAGCATCTGGACAGACCTGTTGATAGCTCTTGGGAGTGGGTCATGA